The following is a genomic window from Candidatus Effluviviaceae Genus V sp..
GGGCCACAACGCAGTCGGCGCTCCTCCATCTTGTCGCTCGGATCACGGACCGGAGGATCGCTGGCAGGGGACTGGAGACCGAGCTCCGGGAGATCATCAACGAGCGCGACAGCATCGAGCACGATGCCTTCGACGAGGCCGTGAAGCGCGCGACGGTGCTCGATCTCGACGAGGGAATGGAGCGCGACGCGTTCTTCCGGCTCGTTGCGCGTCACGTGTCGTGCGGAGAAGCGTGCCCGAGCGAGGACGAGCTCGTCAGACTCATCTCTGAGCGTGAGGCCGAGAGCAGCACGGCCATCACCCCTTTCGCCGCTGTGCCCCACATCGTGCTCGACGGCGACGGCGTGTTCGAGCTGCTGCTGGTCAGGTCTCGCGAGGGTGTGCGCTTCTCCGAGGAGGCTCCCGCGGTCAAGGCGGGCTTCGTGCTCGTGGGAACGCGCGATACGCGGACGCTTCACCTGCGCGCGCTCGCAGCCATCGCCCAGACGCTCCAGGACCCGCGCTTCGAGGAACGCTGGATGGCCGCGAGGGACGCAGACAGCCTCATCGATGTACTGCTTCTGAGCGAGCGGCGGCGGACCGTCGAGAGCGCCTGAACCTCACGGAAACGAGTTTCGGCCGTCCCTTGAGAAGAAGTGTGCTGCTCCCCTGACAAGGATGTGAGCCGGTGTACCATTGCCGCGGGTTCTGAGTGCTCGGCGACTTGACTCGGAGAAGAGCTGCATGAAGCGCACGTTCTTGAGCGCGCTCCTGACGATGGCCGCTGTCGCGGCGCTGTTGCTTGCGTTGCTTGCTGGCGGCTGCAGCAGGAGTGACGAGAGACTGCCGAACATCGTCATCGTGGTGCTCGACACCGTCCGCGACGATGTGACAGACCTCAATGGCGACCCTCTGAACGGCCCGATGCCGACGCTCGGCTCGCTCGCGGGAGAGGGGACGACGTTCACGAACGCCTGGGCGACGGCCCCTTGGACGCTGCCGTCGCACGCCTCACTCCTCACCGGGCACCTGTCCTCGACCCACCTCTGCACGGGGCACAGTCCCGTGCTGGGGGCCGAGCACAAGACGCTGGGCGAGCGGTTGGCTTCGTCCGGGTACGAGACCGCGGCCTTTTTCAGCAACCCGTGGTTGACCGATGAGCTCAGCGGCGTGATGCGGGGCTTCCGCACGTCGTACGTCGAGTCGAGGGGCGATGACAGGATCCACGCCATGCGGGGGAGCCAGGGAGGGCTCGCCACGAACGCGAACATCGAGCGGTGGCTGGATGAACGCGACGGCTCGCGCCCGTTCCTGCTCTTCGTCAACTACCTCGAGGCGCATCTGCCCTACGACCCGTCGTCGGCTGTCCGCGAGCGGAGTCTGCCCGATCTTCCGCCGGACGACGTCGTCACGACGCGGTGGGCGTACGAATTCAACGCGGGTCTCCATGCGCCTGAGAACGTTGAGTGGAGCAGGGTCCGGCGTCTCTACATGGGCGACGCCGCGACGTCCGACAATCTGTTGAAGGACCTCATTGAGATGCTCCGTTCCCGCGGACTCCACGACGACGCCGTCATCATCGTCACGTCGGACCACGGCGAGAACCTCGGTGACTACGGCCTCATGGACCACCAGTTCGGCGTTCACGAGACGCTCATCGCGGTGCCTCT
Proteins encoded in this region:
- a CDS encoding sulfatase-like hydrolase/transferase, with translation MKRTFLSALLTMAAVAALLLALLAGGCSRSDERLPNIVIVVLDTVRDDVTDLNGDPLNGPMPTLGSLAGEGTTFTNAWATAPWTLPSHASLLTGHLSSTHLCTGHSPVLGAEHKTLGERLASSGYETAAFFSNPWLTDELSGVMRGFRTSYVESRGDDRIHAMRGSQGGLATNANIERWLDERDGSRPFLLFVNYLEAHLPYDPSSAVRERSLPDLPPDDVVTTRWAYEFNAGLHAPENVEWSRVRRLYMGDAATSDNLLKDLIEMLRSRGLHDDAVIIVTSDHGENLGDYGLMDHQFGVHETLIAVPLVVRAPGRLEAGMRNDPVMLTDLYPTVLELAGVELPGDRPHARSLLGAPA